The genomic window CAGGTGACCATCTTGCTCCATCTCTAAAGATATTCCATAACTAGGATGTAGGGAATGGAAACTTGCTGACCCATTGCCCTTGCTTCAGGCCAGGTGGCTGGGCAGCTTCTGACTAGGCCTGAAGCCTGGGGTGTTTCtagtaactgacttgcctgggTTTGCTTGGGCTTACCCAGTTCTTAAGCCTAGTCTCCTggactgccaatttgaagccttttatggagtcagcctgtctcagACTACTCTAACAGTAGACCGGCTGCAAACTAGAGACTCTCCAGCCACAGAACAGATCAAAGTGACATCTCTCCAGaagtgcagagcagagcattCGTCTGTTTATATACTGTCAACTACCATCATGGATTCTAGGCCTGTGTCTGATTATCTTAAGTGATGCCACTGGGTTTTCGTTATCAGGTGCAACCTTGGGTATAGTGGAATTCCTGGCTAAGCTATTTTTACTAATCTAaaaaattcacttttttttttttttactatgctcATTACACCTAGAGCTTAGCTTTGAGGAATAAATGATTTGAATTAAGAAAACCTGAAGGTCAACCCTTCTTACTGTTCACAGCTCCTTGCTTTCATGCCTCTTAACTCCCTATCTCATCTTCTGGTTTCATATCCCAACTATTAAGTTATCTGCCATTTTTTTTAGGGCGCCATCACCCCAATAGTCCTTCTTAAGTTGTAAGGCTTTTAAAGGTATTCTAAGTCAAACATGTGACTCTAAAGACTCTAAGCTAggatctgctttttttttttttttttttttttttttttttttttttttggtttttggtttttcaaaacagggtttctctgtgtagccctggctgtcctggaactcactctgtagaccaggctggcctcaaactcagaaatctacctgcctctgcctcccaagtgctgggattataggcgtgcaccacgtCGCCCTTTTATTAGTGCAAATGTGCAGTGTGTCGGGTCCAAATGAAATTCCATCTCTCCAAATTCTGGTGGTTAAACAACAATCCAGCACTCCTTGGGAACTTGTGAAGCCGACCCCCTTCTACCAAAGGCGCTATCTGTGGTGTGTGTTAGCATACCGAAGttcctgctgctctccaggctccCTTGTTATCACAGGCACCTGTTTCACATGTTAGCGTTCGAGTTGGCACGCTGCCCTTCTCACCTCCTCCACAACAGCAAATGTCTCCAGCTCATGGGCTCACCTCGTTCTCCTTATCATCCTATTGCAGCTATGctcttccctgccttccctcacccccctctccttcttcttccctccctccctctgccctcctgctatctatctatctgtctgtctgtccatctgtccgtccgtctgtctgtccatccgtctgtctgtccatccatctgtctatctatctatctatctatctatctatctatctatctatctatctatctatctatctatctatctctgctcTGTTCCGAGCTGCTGATCATGTTCAATCTaccactttctctctctgctctagaCATTTCCTGATGCCTCTGCCTGATGCCTCTGCCTGATGCCTCTGcctgatgcctctggctgttctctcccACATTTCTGCAGTAAAAGCCTTCCCCTTAACCATACCATGCCATCCATTTATAAAGTGTTCTTATTTCTGCACCCGAGTTACCTCCATATATATTTTCCCAATTCCATACATCTCATGCAAattatgtaatttcattttttaatttacagcTAAATAAATTTCCATTATGTATTTTCAGGTCCAAAGGATATCCTAAGTACCCCCCAAAAGGGCATGTCCCAAAACTGAGTCTAATCTCAGATCAAGTTGGACCATAGAAATATTTCTGTCACTTAGATTAAATATTTCTCTGGCAGTTATAAATcagattctatttttttaatgatttgaactcttttttttagattattttatttaatgtatgagtacactaatgctgtcttcagacacagcagaaaaaggcatcagattcaatttcagatggttgtgagccaccatgtggttgctgggatttgaactcaggacctctggaagagcagtcggtactcttaaccactgagccatctctccaccccaatGAAAgtctttgtttctattgaagtGGCATATGGTTCTCTATGATATACATCTGAGGCCTTTCTATTAGCATGTCAAAACCCATGCTAGCCTCTAGGCTGCTACAGCTCCCTATTCACAAGTACCTGGTATAAATGTCAGTGTCCGTGCTAGCCTCGGGGCCTTCTCATCTCCCTACAGCCTCTCTTCCTCCACTGCGCTAGCTTCCAGGCCATTGCAGCTGAcaggcctccctcctcccagataCCCATCCATCCTCTCTGCGAAAGCAAGGTTTTCCTCCTGCCCCGACCATTCTCATTCTCTCGGCTTTGGACTTTTGCTGATGTCCCTGCCTGTTGTCTCTCTCCTAACCACAATAAAAACctcccctcctgccccacccctgctATAGAGTGGTCGTTTCAGTGGTTTCTTTACCATGCCCCCATTTACATGTATACGTAATACATTTTCATTACCCATTCTTCCCATGATGGACATATAGACTCATTCCacttcctagctattgtgaatagagcagcaccAAATATGGTTTAGCAAGCATCTCTGTAGAACAATATAGAATCCTTTTGATGCCTTCTAAAGATATTTTCTctgaattaaagaattaaaaagcaagaaaagaatgtTGCCAGAAATCCTAGGGAGTCCCAGTAGAGAGCCATTACCTGGAAAATCAAGGTCTCCTTGTTGGAATTCTTAATCTCATATTAAAATAACTTAAGAATGAAAACAGGAGCTTGAGTACCGTTTATTATCAACGAAAAGGAAAACCCCAGAGCAAGCTGTAAATCTTTTTAAGCCTAAGTCTATCTGCTAGGTTTAAAGCCGTGTTTCTGCTTCTTATTTTCTGGGTAGATGGGACTACAGCCATATGCCCTTGTGCTCAATGAATATTATCTTAAGGGAGGGAAAGACATTTTAATTCCTcaagcatattttaaatataatgtctGTGTTAGTTAGTTTCTTTCAACATGTTGCACACAAGCTAGGGCCATTTGAGAAGAAAGGGTCACAACTGAAGATTGTCTCCATCAGACCAGCCTGTGGACAAGTCCGTGGTACGTTTTCTTGAATACTGATTGATGTGAGGGGGCTCAACCCACTGTGAGCGGTGCCTTCCCTAGGTaagtggtcctgggctgtataagaaagtgaGCCCTGGGAAGCACGTGAgcgagcagcacccctccatgggtCCCATCTCTACTTCTGCTCCAGTGCTTGGCCTGGCTTTCCTCAAAGATggaagccctttcctccccaagttgctttttccAAGACAGTACCCATGTTACTTAGAGTTAAAACCACGGAGTTTCTCCTCAAAGGATACTTTTTATTTAGTTCGTCATTTCCACCTAAaagttcttttcctgtttccAAGGATGCCTTCAAACCTTTTAATATTAGGGAAATGTTTATGCTTCTCCTGGTAAAGAGTATATATAGGCTGCCTGGAGGTCTATGTACGAATGAAATAATTTGGCATATGCTGGATGTTTCAGGGCAAACCTCCTAAAAGTCCTGTATGAAACCTGATCTGAATCCTTGCCAGCCATCTGCTGGAAGAGTCTGGAAACATCTAGGTCCGGCACTCCGAAAGCTGCCCGTAGCATGGTTGTCAGCTCCTGTTCCGTTATGTAACCGTCCTCGTCAAGGTCAAAAAGCTTAAATGACATTTGCAGAATCTTCTCCGTGTTGGAGGGGTTGCACAGGACAGTTAGACCTATCACATACTCTCGGAAGTCTATCGTGCCATCCTGATTCCTgtcaaagagagaaaaaagctGTCTCAAGGGCTCTGAAATCGGGAGTTTGAGATAACGTGAGAACTCTTCAATTCCGATCTTGCCTCCTTTTGAGGAGACTGCAACTGAAGCATATTTGTCCAGGTGCTTGTGAATATTGTCCCAATCTAATTTCAGTTTCTGACTGATTTTTGTAAATTCCACCAAGCCAGCTTCCATGGGTAGTTGAAGTGCACCAGCAGAAATCATCAGCTTGCAGTCTTCGAAACTGTGATCTGTTACAGGCAGCTTCAAAGCATTTGCCATGTGGATTCTGACTGTGTTGGCAAAAAGGATGgggtctttcttttcttcttcatttgggATATAAACAGGCATGAACTCAACTTCCACTCTAGTGAAGGGTTGACTCAGAGTAAGCATACACACCTGCAAGCCTGAGAACCCATGCCAAGTCCAGGTCACGGTGTCCAGGGTGTTGGGGTACCTAAGCAGCACTGGTTGCACAGGAACACCTGGGGAGAAGGCTCCTAGTTTAAAAGTGACAAGACAGGAGCGGTTGGTGCACAGTCCTTCCGGAAAAATCAGAATCTGCGGCCACTTCATTTTAGATTTTACTCTCGAGAGGATTTCATTCCGGGTAGTCTTTCTAGAATTCGGGTCTTCTCGTTGCACAAGCACAGGCTGGGTTAACAGGATGCATTTCCCAGCCAATGGGATCCTCACATGCTGACTATCAGAGACCACCGAAGGGAGACCTGCCACAACGACAGCAATTGCGTCAAAGAACGTGGAGTGTGGTGCGGTGACGAAGATGGGGGCCTCCTCTCTGGTGGCCTTTTTCCCTTTGACCTTTACCAGGAACCCAGCAAAGAAGAACGCCAAACGAAACAAGAATATGAGGGCCGGCTTCATCAGATGTTTCCTCCAACTTCTCATGGGTTTGGTAGGTTGAGTAGGCAAGTTAATGGCGGAGAGTACGGTCACTGGCcagagaaggatgaggaggaagacaaTGCAGGATACCCTTACTGGTACCAGCACAGTCCCCAAGAGGATGGTGCAGGCCCAGCGCCAGGCACTcaggtgtgtgtggtgagtgAAGGGGCTGGCCACCGCAGGAGGATATAAGGACTTGTTCACCTCCTGTGCAGTCCTGCTGTCCCAAACCTCCACCTCCGTCATGGTGTCGGTGGTATCTCTGCGCTGGGTCAGATGAGCCATGAAGCCTGCTTCTCAGAGTATGGCTgttgctttctccacatccaaggGCCACGTCCGTTTGCATGTAATTAGCACCCTTACAGCTAATTGTTGATTAATAGGAAATGATGCACTacctttaaaatagaaaaaaatccacaggagaattagAATCTCATCAAGAGAATAATCGTGGTATGCTGTTGATTTTGGTCATACATATGGTTAGTAAATTTTCACATAATAATTTCTGGTATTAGATTACTCCTATGTACTTACTAAGGAGATATGaaattgaatgaataaatatgaatCACAACTTTCAATACCAGTAACATTTGCTGTGGGCTGCTGTGAGAGCTAACTCGTGAACTTTGTCAGCTACCCATACAGATTGATTTCTTTGatgatttcattttccttatgCCAAGACATATAAGGAAGGACACCTTAagaatgtctcagcagttaagagcaccgactgctcttctgaaggtcctgagttcaaatcccagcaaccacatggtggcccacaaccatccgtaaggagatctgacgcctcttctggtgcatctgaagacagctacaggttacttagatataataaataaaattttttttaaataatttgtgttATGAGCCCTTTTCCAAACATAGAAATTTATGAAGAATAGATTTTGAGAGAGGAAGAGGTGGGATAGAGAGTAATAGGCTCTGTGACTGGAGTGTAGAAATTGgtaaaaaaggaaaggaaccggggggggggggggagggaggggcgaagggggtgagagagagactagctgaggaggaggaggaatgagaagatagcacaatgtgtatgtgtgagatgcAATAATGAACTCCACCCCTTACAAAATTAGTcattaacaaaggaaaaaaattagggTACATTAATTCTAATAGGCCAAAATTGACTATAACATGTGAGGTTTATATTGTTAAGATTAGTGAGCCAGTCAACAttctaaactgaaaaaaaaaaaaaaacttgactaAAATAAGATCTACTTAACTGTGTCAGCACGATCTCCAGGACGAGTCCCGTCTTTCCTGCGGTCCTTGGGAAGTCATGGAGCTCAGTTAGTGTGAACTAGGCTCTCTTCTGGATCTGCAAGCACTCACAATCCTGACCATGCTGCACTGAGGGTTCCTGACATGTTTGCTAACTGCTAAGCTGAATTCCTTTTCCCAGAATGAAAGTGATTGTTTAGGTTCCTGAGTTCACATCTATTGACACATATCAGGTTAGCCCTACGACAGGAAGAGCTAAGGGTACCAAAGTTTGGTAAGCAAGGTGGGATCTCTGtggaagctgacttccaggtGCCAACATTACACAAGGGGAACTGGCAAAGTTACATGTTAAAACTTGTTCTCACATCTTTAAGTAGGTGATCTCCCTACTGAACACTTTGGTTACGAGGCTCCAGAATATGGTTGTTAACAATGGAGCTTTTATTGTGCCTAGAGGTTACTATGGAACAATGAGAATTCTGAGGACACCCCACATTCTTCTGTCACTATGAGGACTATCTGTAATGAAGGAAGTGTCACTAAGATGCTGTGACTTGTCAGATTACTAATTGCCTCTTTTGCCAAAGAGGATGCCCCAAGAGAGTGGACAGCAGTGACAGAAGCAGCCTTATTTCCCTTCTGTGACTTGTTATTATACAAAGCATGTTTCTACTCCTTCAACTTTCTTTAATTGCATTCTGTAGATACCTCTTAAGAAACAGTTCTCACACTATCTTTTATACTCCATGGGCCAGATGTCGCATAATATTTGACTTTAACTGCGTTGCAGTAGTCAGTCCCTGACCCTCATCCGTGGTCCTAGTTACTTGTGGTCCACCAGGGTTTAAAAATATGAAGTGGGAAACATCACCTAACTGATGCATAAGTTTTAAGTTGTACAGTAGTCTGAGCAGTGTGGTAAAATCTCCCTTCGTTCAGCTTCATCCCACCTGGGGATGCAAATCACCTCTGCCCAGAATAGCAGGGCTGCATGTGCCTCTGTCCACTTAACTTTCAGATAGACTGTAT from Apodemus sylvaticus chromosome 11, mApoSyl1.1, whole genome shotgun sequence includes these protein-coding regions:
- the LOC127696236 gene encoding lysophosphatidylcholine acyltransferase 2B, whose amino-acid sequence is MAHLTQRRDTTDTMTEVEVWDSRTAQEVNKSLYPPAVASPFTHHTHLSAWRWACTILLGTVLVPVRVSCIVFLLILLWPVTVLSAINLPTQPTKPMRSWRKHLMKPALIFLFRLAFFFAGFLVKVKGKKATREEAPIFVTAPHSTFFDAIAVVVAGLPSVVSDSQHVRIPLAGKCILLTQPVLVQREDPNSRKTTRNEILSRVKSKMKWPQILIFPEGLCTNRSCLVTFKLGAFSPGVPVQPVLLRYPNTLDTVTWTWHGFSGLQVCMLTLSQPFTRVEVEFMPVYIPNEEEKKDPILFANTVRIHMANALKLPVTDHSFEDCKLMISAGALQLPMEAGLVEFTKISQKLKLDWDNIHKHLDKYASVAVSSKGGKIGIEEFSRYLKLPISEPLRQLFSLFDRNQDGTIDFREYVIGLTVLCNPSNTEKILQMSFKLFDLDEDGYITEQELTTMLRAAFGVPDLDVSRLFQQMAGKDSDQVSYRTFRRFALKHPAYAKLFHSYIDLQAAYIYSLPGEA